In Monodelphis domestica isolate mMonDom1 chromosome 1, mMonDom1.pri, whole genome shotgun sequence, the sequence AGGAAAGACTTTTTTTGAAAgtcagaaaataataaaagataatagAGACATCTTGTTTGGAATTAGgacaatgtcaaatagtaaatCTACTTAATATAGTAATGAAGCTATAAGCAAGGAAGGTTTCAAGAAGATAGAACAGCTGAGAGGCAATAGTTCTGTGTATTAAGCTAAGAAGAAGAGCCACAGTAAATAAATTAGGTAGGTCCAGAATTGAACTTTATGTTATCTTTTTATTCAGAAGTTCTCCTATTTCTTACCCACAAAAGGGGTAATTCATCACTACCAGAATAGTGCCTATTAACCAGCTGGATTGCTGCTTTTGTTGCTTATCATTTAAGGTAAAAACTATTCAGGcttaaaaaaacttaaattctAGGTTAGGCAAGAGGGAGGTTCTAAGAAAGAGAGGCAGGCAAAATGGTtgaaaatactatttcattttctctttaaataatgtgatctaaaaatattttcttcatttatctcTATGATTTTATCTTGctgggggagtgggggtggggagggtagaACTTTTCCCAAAGAAACACAATTGCTTTTATGAGAGGCCATTGGGAAAGTAGAATCCAATATatggaaataaggaaaatataccTATATACAGGCATATCtggcatgtatatatgtatatatgaatggcTATATTTTGAGATGTCAGGCTTTACTAtgcaaactggaggaattcttaagtgaaaatatttttgctttttgtttgtatGTCAAAGTTGAACATTTAGAAATAGGCACATTacaaaaatcacaaaacaaaTTTCAAACATGCAGTTTTAATTCTTTATCAACTACTTTACTTTTCAAAGTAGGCTTCTCTTCTCTTTCGTAGCTCTTCTGAAGAAAGAGATGCTGATGAATTTGTACCTGATGTCTGTGGAATATCTTCTGAAATACTACTTCTGGAACtacctaaaattttttttaaaaaatttactcttccattcaataataaaaatgagcttACACTCAAACTAAAATAATTACACCAAGGTTTTAAACTCTTTACTTTTACAAATAATCTGATTTTAAACCAGCTCTATTAGTAATTTAAATCCAACTAATTTTaacaagaattaattttttacacTCACAGATGATTGTATACAAGGTATAAAACAAGTCTAACAACAAAGATGAGAATAGAAAGGTCTAtaataaaacagtatatatctatatttgtgtgtacatactcactctctccctttttctctctctctttttttcaaattcaatgaTTTCCTAACAATGAATCATGGCAGATTCCCATAAGGTAAACTCTTaactatttgaatattttttgttACCTCTGGTCAATCTGGATATTTACagaaatatccaaataaaaaggAAGTATATTTTTCATGATATATAGTATCACGTAACAGAAGGAGCAAGTAATATTAAGATAATAGGCCATATGTATTGAATTAATGTCCAATAGGACCAAGACCCCTCTAGTGGACACAGATACACGTTTGAAAAATAACTGATTATAGTTAGTCATTGAACTAATCAAAGCCGACTGGCCCACATTAGAGACTGCATCCATTACAATGACTCCATTAAGCAAAGTACTATAACCAACAGAGCTTAATCATTACTTACATATTTCAAAAGATCTATCAGTGTGTGTTCTTCTATCAACTTAGATTGTACCCTTCACATGCCTTAACAGACTGGCTTCACAAATTGCTATagccaaaattattcattttctaataaTCTGGTTTATTCCCAATGTAGCTTGGCTGGTATTTGGACCACAGACACCCAGTTTATCACTGGTACTCTATTAAAAGTCCTACTTTCATGTCTCAGCATACTGAAGTAGCAAATTTGGTTTCTTGAAGAGTATGCTAGCAGGATACAAACTCTTACCAATAAGCTAGAAAGGCTTTGAATATGAGCCTGGCAGTCTATAGTCATACTGATATAAAACTAATCTAAACATGCAGGAATAATTAAATTGACTGTGAagaataatacacacacacacacatatatatatatatattaccagtATATTTTGAGAAGTTAGAAATGTCAGCAAATAATGCATATGGGCTTCACAATTAAACCACTTAAACTCATGCCTATAATTCTTAAAAGGGGAAGATTTCTGAAAGAGAAACAATGTATATGCATATTGGTACCTTGCATACTAAGTCGAATTGCTCTTCGCAGATCTGCTTCTTCATCTTCCATATCGATTTCCTGTCGACTTAGTGCTAGAGCTCTTTGTAGATTCTCTTCATCTTCATCTAACATTCCTGTTCCGTCATACGGATGACTTGCTTCTAAAGACTGATCTAGGTCTATTTTCTGcattctagaaaatataaaaattcagtTACCTAATCTGGAATTATGAAAAACTATACCATTTTAGGTTCTGCTATGAAGAAATGTTATAAAAggcttttatttaaataaaaacttaaattcaattttctacttaaaaaatataactgTGCAATGAGAAACATGTAGAgatatattaacattttaaaaaattgaatgagCACCAATACCTCTAATGAACACTGttgtaaaaatgttaaaaaatcagaggctaaaaacaaaatattaagacTATACACTATAACCTTTTTAGACTGATACAATGAATATACTATACTAgtataatgtaaaagaaaactataaacataatgGTGTATgttaataaaaatagtaataaaaacaattatattgagaGGCTGAAAAACCTTTTAAGAAAAATGTAAGATCTATTtctgttaaaaacactagagagtaCAGGAATAAATGGATCTTTCCTTTACACAGTTAGTAATATTTACCTAAGATCAAGGCAACaagagtcttgaaggaagccctGGATTGGCTATAGCCAAagataggaagtcctagattcaaatttggcctcagatgcttcctacctatgtgaccctgggcaagtcacttaacctttactgcctaacccttaccactcttctgcctcaatatggaagataagggctttaaaaaaaaacaaaaccaaggcaaCATTATATATAATGGAGAATACACTAGTCTTTTCTAATTAGATAAAGGCTAGAGCAAGGATGTCCATCATTACCACTGTATAAGAGGGAAAGGCTGGCAATTTtggttccttctcaatttccccactaatacaccactattatttgatatgCTTCTAGAAACGAACAGAAAATTAAGGTACTAAGAGCATAGGCAAAGGGGAAATAATAttcacatctagaaaaagaattatgggagtagaaatgcagaagaaaaacatatgatttatcactttgtTATAGGGATATATGATTTGGTGGTGTGGTTTTTAGAAGgctactctattacaaatatgaacaatatggaaataggttttgagtaataagacatgtataaactagtagaattgcttgtcagctctgggaggagggagggaagagggaaaggaaaaaacatgaatcatgtaacatattctttaaaaaaataatgtgaaaaaaagaaaattaaaaaaaaaaagctgtaaaaatttttaaacaaaaggcGGGGGGCAGGTGAACAGAACaaaatatgcatattatataatgGTCTATCTAGAGAACCcaaaagaatcaactaaaaaattgaAACTAATTTCAGccaagttgtaggatataaaatatacatcTATAAATCACCAGTATTTTTGCATATTTTCAACAAAACCCAGAATGAAGAGAAAATCCactcaaaataactacaaaatgttgAAAATATTTAGGAGTCTATCTACCGAGAAGAACCATATGAATACAACTTCAAAACAGTCTtgacagaaataaagacaaaccCAAAGAATTGGAGAAATACCAACGGCTTATGGTTGTCAGCCtaaaaattttacatatttagTACAAAAACAATCAAATTATTAAAAGGCTACTTcagagagctagaaaaaaaataataaagaagttcaTCTGGAGAAACACAAAGTCAAGAATTGTGAGAGAAATAATACAAAAGTGAGGAGGCCTACCAGTATCATAACTCAAACTATACAACAAAtcagaaagcataaaatatttggCAACACTTTAAAAAAGTCTACTTTTAACCAATACATTTTAccaaaattatttaacaaaattagtATAGAATTAGTACATTTCTTTAAGTCATTGGGCATAATTTTTACAAGAACACTGTACTAGTACAAGTGCCATACTAGGTTTATCTAGGGATTGGTCATAATTGTTTTAAGTGtctagaaaataaaaaccaatctATTGAAAACCAAATATACTTAAAATACGATAATTCTAATTTACTTAACATGACTCCTTACCTTTGATCTTTTAGATGAGCTAATTCTTCTCCAATGAGTTTTGGTCTATGCATTTGTTGTACTCGAATCATCTGCAGAAGCTGATCAGCTTCACAGTCTGGTAGGTCACCCTTAACAACAAATATGGAAtaacctgaagaaaaaaaaaaacctaaataaaaactttaaaaaatgaacccaaacttaaaaataaaaaactaatgtaGATAACTAaatatctaaattattttaaGAGTTAGTTGTGTAAGTCATATATCTTAACATaaagatcaaaatataaaatatcattgtACTATCTTTTTCATAGAGTAACAAAAAGAGCTGAAACTGCAGTTCTCCTATCTTGCTCTGACCATATTTGTATTGTAACCATAACCCTGTCTATGACCTTCTTTACTGCTGATATAATGAGAACAGTGCTATCTATTAGGCAGAGTTCCAAGAGATAGCTAACTTGTGGAAGAGCCTTTCTTGTTACTGGCCCCTAACAAAAGATCCTATCTAATCAAAGGGCACTACCTCTTCTATTCCTACCCTGTGAGCTATACCATAGGAGCCCTATTTAATTGGGTACCCCATACCCAATTCTTCTGCTCTATTTaagttttgtcctttttttctttcaaggagtTTCTGCGTAGGTGGGGATCCCCTGCTGGCACTATCAATGAATCTTCATTGGTTCCTAAATTTATGGTATGGGATTTGGGTTATGGTTTGTTTTGTTACAACACCAACAATTTTATCCTAAACCCAAACATATGAAAATACATGCATTAAATTTGCTAAgcacaacatttaaaaaatctcagtTTTTTCTTACCTTCCTGTTGTAACTGAGCCAAGAAAAGTGCAAGGTAAGTATCTGATATTAATTCTGGACCCGTCAAGAGAGAGTTCAGGTTAAACCACTGGGGAAACAAATTATGAGCATACTTACATTAGTGCACAATGCAGATATTAACAATATTGTATTTGTAAAGAatacatttgatttaaaaatcaattatgaGTTTCTAAATACCTACAAATGTTTCAAATGAAGGCTtcaaaaaatccaagaaaactatgaataaaggagactgagaaaaatGCCATACCTTTGTGTTACCATTAcagattatcattttttaaagggGTCAGGGGAGATCCTAATAAAatttattccattacaatttgataaaaaataaCCAGAAAGAATAATTTGCCTTAAGTTCTTAGAATTTGAACTAACACTTCTATTATCCAAaggtataaacaaaacaaaattacaaCTTAGGTAccaaaaaaaagatgacagaaaTAGTTAAATCTGGCTAAAATTTAACAATGATCACACAGTTATGACTTTTAGACAACTTTGGGGTAAATGAGTCATTAAGAGATGCAAATTTTCACCTACTACCGCCAATGCCCATAAACCCCTATTTCTACTGGATTGTAACTTTTCTAAAAGCATTATCATCTTCAAGTAAGGAACAGTTTGGCTGAAAAGATGAGttgaatataaaaggaaaatcagttttaaataaaatatgtgagTTAGATGAGCCACATCATAgattctcagagttggaaggccCCTGAGAGGTCATCTTAGCTTCCATTATTCTGAATATTATTAGAtgatcattattatatattattattaatatatattagattATATATTATTAGATGTTCTCACTATAATGTCAAATTGTCGACTTGTACTAAACTTCCAAtctactttttttcccttcacatGAACATGCAGTAGAAGTTAATGTaagcttcctcatctttaaaatcaaGGGTGATAAGATTTTATAacttcaaatttaaaaatctatgatcccatgttCCCTTAatctttcaggtttgcaaagtactttacacaaatcttttttaatctttactttaaGAGGAAACAAACTGAGAAAGGTtaatttgcctaaggttacaGAGTTTGTCACAAAATTATGTCGTCCTGACTGCAGTTTCCTATTCACTATACTTGCTCATAGAATATCATGCTAAAGGCTAAATGACTAGGTAAAATTCAGGTATACTATCATATTCTCTCACTATATCAATTTTAACCTGCATGGCACTATCCTATAAGAATAATGTCAGGAGCTTGAAAGTTCAAAATAAGCTAAGGATAGCaaggacaaagaagaaaaggattattGTTTGTTTTGGCTATACTGGGAAAAAAATAGAGACAGGACTATTATTCAGGCTGCATAGGATGATATTAGATGATAGCGAGGAGGCAGAAATACTCCACTTACTCcaagattttgttttgttcttccaaggaAGATAAACTTTGGACAGAGAAGGGTAGAagaaaaactaaataataaatttaaagccAGCAAAGTGGTAAGAGAGCACCCGGCCATCTTTGATGAGCTCAAGCCACCTGGTCCAGAAGAACTGCTTCCCAAAGTATTGAAAAGAACTGCAAACTGGCAGTTGTATGACTGCTTAGCCACTATCAGTGATCTCTGCAAGATAATGGAGAACGGGAAAGGTACTAATACTAGAAAAAGTCAAACACTGTgctgattttcaaaaaataaaagtgaaatatatAAACTACAAGCTACTGAGCTTGCCTGATTCCTGGAAAAATTAATAGAATGTAAAATTAAAGGGAGAGTTATTGAGTTCTCTTGAAAAGAGGAAGCAGTAATCCCAAGTCAGTATGGCTTCTGCAAGTACAGGTGAGGCCTGATTAACCTATATAAAAGAACCGCTAAATCAGAGATGCTATAGAATCTATTcaaatttttaactttttgtggATAGGGGATGcaacttttcattattttttaagtagaaactcaattacttattttttccttatttttctctcttcccttcaatattttactttcccttttctgCCTAATTTCTCTCCTGACTTTTCATTTTTAGATGCTTAGGCATGCATGATGTTTCAGAATGCTTCTCTGTTCCAAATCAGTGTCATAATTAAATTTAGGGCTTgaagagatctcagaagtcattaaaaataatatcctTATTCtactgatgagaaaaatgagaaaaaaaaagaggttaagtgacttgtccatggggTTCACACAATATTATGTggtagagctgagatttgaacccaagtgtctgatttcaaatccagcactctttcacAGTATCTTGAATACTGTATCTTGGATATTAGCAATTGTTCATTTTAACTCTGGGATAGTGAAaagagatttggagtcagagaaatcAGTTGAAATTCTGGGCCCATAATTTACTACCTTTGTGGCCTTGAACAAATTGCTTCTTTGTAGGGGTCTTAATTTTCTCACCTGTCAAGTGAGAGGGggagactagatgatttctaagatcttttcGACTTCTAAGTCtataaattccctttaaaagtgagaaaatcaagagccaaaaaatgggaaaataatattcCCCAGATCAGACTATTAGTCAGAAGTCTGCCTAGGGTTTTTGGAAGACATTTGACAAATACTCTAATGCAATCCTtatggaaaagatgaagaaatgtgTTCTAGACAAATATATAGTGATGTAGATATGGAATTGATTGTATGATCAAATACAAGATTATtctcatataatataatataatataataatataatataatataatataatggttGTCAGCTTGAAAGGAGGTCTCCAATGAAGTGTCTTAGTTCTGTGCTGCTTAACATCAATGATTAGGATAAAAGCAGAGATGGGAGTGAAAGGGCCAGAATataaggggttaaaattaaaggattggactaaattatttaagagtatggtcaccaggaattattactcaattccaaatgatttttatggtaatttatttacaaaaggagaaagagcaaaaataagaaaatcagagagaatagATATTTACTCTGGCCTGGTCAGAATCAAGCAGGGCTTAAAGAGGCcaagcaaagggggcccagaggtaaattaaacaagggttttagccgcGAAGACTCTCCAAAGAAgggggcctctctggaggctagttCCTCCAGAAAATCGGGGAAGAAGTCAGCCTTTTcgctcacccacatggtagttcaaagggagagatttaagaacagtctcatcaaggtctcaggtccaggaagcagattcttcaccagcctccaaacAAACTCAGAAACTCCGAAGAACAAAGAATTGCCGcataggaagttgtaactcctttttaaagacacttctttgcatcacttcctatgctTTTCTCTACTTTTGCatggacaaattatagtctatagttttgcttaggactccccaaggggcagtcagtggtttctgattcATTACACACATGAGTCATAGACCTCCCCCCATCAAGTgaaagtggggtgtatacacttctggtgattaagtctgaaaatgggcaggggagttaatcaCATCTTCACAGTAGGTTTATCAAATGTACAAGTAACAGCCAAAGACTAGTTAACAATCAGAATTCAAAGACAGAATCAGACTCCAAAAAGATCTCAATAAGCTTTAATGATGGACCAAAGtctaacaaaattaaatttagcaTAGACAAGTAGTTGAGATCAAAAGACGTATTTAACAAGTATAAGATGGGAGAGTTATGGCTAGCTAGCAGTCCATTTGAAAGAAGATCAggaagattttgaaggtctgtgAGTTCAGTccaaatcaatcatgtgaaaaaagCTAAAGTGAGCTGAGGCTACATTAAGGGAAACATTGTGTCCAGAAAGAAAGAGGTGGTAGTGCTGGCATTCTTTGCTCTGATAGGACCACATTTGGCATATAGTCTTTAGTTCTATGTATTATATGCGCCTAGCACATAGaaggtatttaatgaatgcttcttAATTGATAAATACTTCAGAAAGGACATTAATAAATGAGAATGGGTTCAAAGAGCAGCAATCAGAATAATGAAAGGCCTTGATTATTCATTCCATTAAGAGACTTGACTGAGGGAACTGGTGATCTCTCACTTGGAAAGGAAAATtcttggggagaggagaaggatgaTGTTAACTCTCTTCAAGTGCTTGAAGGGGCACCATGTGTTAAAGGAATAGAAAATAGACTTGTAATATTTGGCAGTTGAGAATAGAACTTTGTAGTTT encodes:
- the ATXN3 gene encoding ataxin-3 isoform X2; its protein translation is MRMAEGGITSEDYRTFLQQPSGNMDDSGFFSIQVISNALKVWGLELILFNSPEYQRLGIDPINERSFICNYKEHWFTVRKLGKQWFNLNSLLTGPELISDTYLALFLAQLQQEGYSIFVVKGDLPDCEADQLLQMIRVQQMHRPKLIGEELAHLKDQRMQKIDLDQSLEASHPYDGTGMLDEDEENLQRALALSRQEIDMEDEEADLRRAIRLSMQGSSRSSISEDIPQTSGTNSSASLSSEELRKRREAYFEKQQQPEQISHLHETPTTSEDTLETDTGDDMTEEDMLQAAMNMSLETVSNNLKTEGKQ